The Capra hircus breed San Clemente chromosome 11, ASM170441v1, whole genome shotgun sequence genomic interval GCTGTCTGCGTAGGGTTACACGGGAACACGCCAGGAGGGCTCCAGGCCTTCTCAGGGATCAGGTATGGAGGGAGCTGTTGCAAATTTAATGAACTGGTTGCTCATTGCTGCCTCAGGGTGGGGGAGCAGCTTCCTGCCCAGCAACTGGCTTCCTGGCCCTGCCTGGCAGGCTCCTGGAATTCTTGGCGAAGCGGGCTGGGGCCCTGGGGACAGAGGGAGGCGAGTGCACAGACCCTGCCTTGGGAGGCCATCGGGAGGGGTGAGCCGGCTCTGTGTTTGGGGCCCCAGGGAAGCCGCTTTCCCGGGTAGCAGAGGATGCCTCCTCCCCGCCACAGGCCCTGGGTGTTTCCAGGTGGGTGGGCTGGGCTTCAGGAGAGGAAATGGGCCTGGAAAGGTGAAAAGGCCGTACCCAGAGTCACTGGGCTGGGTTGTGGTCAGAGCGGGGATTGTGGCCCAGGCTGACCTGATCCCGATTTCTGTTCCAAGAGGGGTATTCCTGTCTGCAGCCACACCCGGAGGGCTTCTCTGTGGCCCACGCGGTGCGTGGTGCCGCCTGCCCTGCCCCGAGCCCTTGAGAGATGGTCTCTCTTTGATGCTGCTCACCTTGCAAGGTGGGTGTCGGGACAGCTGGGGCTCGGAGGGCAGGCTCCCCCAGGCCCGGAACGGAGAGAGGGCAGGATGCCCTTGCTGAGCCCTCAAGCAAGCCAGCTCCGGGATCCCGCTGCGCCCTGGCCGTGGGGTCTGGGCAAGCGCTTCACCCGCCTGAGCTGTCCTCGTGGTCCGTGGAGCCGTGTGCTGGCCTCACTGGGGCCAGCTCTCCGAGGGCAGGTGTCTGGGTGCTGTGAGGAGAGCCTGGGGCTGAGTCGGAAGGGCTTCTCGCGCCGTCTTGAGCCGTCTCCCTGGGTGGCCTCCCCCGGCCAACTCCCgctcctgtgtctctgtctccagCTTGTGCAATCTCGGGCCTCTTCAACTGCATCACCATCCACCCTCTGAACATCGCGGCCGGCGTGTGGATGGTGTGAGTAAGCGTGTGACGGTCCTGCctggggggttgggggtgtgtgTAGAGCCTCACCTCCCAGGAGGGCTGGGGGAGCCCACGGGGGTCGAGTTGGGAGCACTGGTCCATGAGGCTTGCTGGATGCTGGTGGTGTGCGGGGAACTTGGGGACCTGGGGGGTGTGAGTTGTGCAGAACAGTTCCTGTTCTGGGGCTCGGGGGGTTCTTGGGGCAAACAGGggttctttccctccaggctgggGGGATGGAAGGGCCCAGCCCGCTGGAAGGGCCCAGGGTCTGGTCACTGCGACTGGGACCTGGGTTCCTCCGTGGCAGCCCCCAGCCTCAGCTCTGCCCTGGGAGCCCTGCTCCAGCTACCCTGTTCTGGCTCGTctcggagcctggtggggtgagCAGCATGGAGAGGGTGTTCCCCGAGGCAGCAGCGGGAGGGGTGGCATCCTGGGGACACGGGCGCCGGGACCCACCAGCCCGGGCCGGTGTCAGCCTGCTCCTCTCCCCGGCCCTCCAGCATGAACGCCTCTGTCCTGCTGCTGTGCGAGGCGCCCTTCTGCTGCCAGCTCGTGGAGTTTGCGAACGCTGTGGCAGCTAAGGCAGACCGGCTGCGCGCCTGGCAGAAGGCCGTCTTCTACTGCGGGTGAGGGGCCGCGGGCTGGGCGTGACTCGGCTCCCCAAGACCCTGCCTCTGCCCCACGAGGCGGTGTTGGCTGGGAGCGGGGAGGGGTTGTACTTCCCGGGGAGGTTTAAACGGGGACGGCCTTTGTGCCGAGTCGCGCAATGGACCAGCTGACCGTGATCCAGCGGCTCTGCGCCGCCCGCAGCTCCGGCCGCGAGGCCCATGCGTCTTGCAGCTTCAAGGGTGATAAGGGAAGGGAGGCTCGCCTGGGCTGTCGGCCCATCCGCTGGGAGTTGTTGGGTGGATTCTGGTAGATCCTTATGTCCCTCTGGAAAGCCTTTCAGGACAGTGGCCGACCGAGGTGTCCTGACACGGAAGGGGGAAGAACAGGAAATAGGGCCTCCAAATATGTTTTTCTCGGATTTTCCCACTTCTAGCAACAAGTTCTGCATCTGAGTCCTTGCGTCTGAACCCCCAGGTTGAACTAACTTCAGGATGTGTCTCATGCAGCTTCTAGAATAGCGCCTGGTGTCTGGGAGGCTGGTAAGAGCTCCAGGCAACAGCAGGAGGAGTGCTTATCTGGATTATCCTTAGGTGTCAACACGGAGGTTTTTATTTCAAAGGTTTCTTCCCTTCCTGGAGGCCAGTGGTTGTGTGTTCAGTTCTAGACTGCTTCCCCTGTGTCTGATCACAGAGGAATGAAATGCGTGCTGGCATGTcctttgcctttgttttttaaatgtgtgttaaAACGCTAACAGTAATGTATGTTTGTTAAAGATAAGCTGGAGAAGAGAAAGTTGTTACTCAAAGCCCCACTACCTGTTACATTTTGATATGTCTTCTTTCAGCCTGTCTGCAGGCATTTTAAAAAACCGGTTTCTCACCCAGTTTTAACCATCGCAAGTAAATTTGTGTCCTGGTTTTCCCCACTTAACATCATGGTACAGATGTTTTCAGTTTTACCACAAAGGCTTCATAAGATGACTGTTAATGACAGAAATGCTTATCCCACTGGCTGTGTCGCGCTTTTCTTAGTTTGCCAACTGAAGTACAGGTCAGGCTGCGATGAGCATCTTGGTGCTAAAAATTTCTGTGTTTCTGATGATTTCCTTAGGATCTGTTTCCAGGTGTGGAGTTACTGGGTCAAAGATTATGGTCATTTAAATGATTCCAGT includes:
- the CACFD1 gene encoding calcium channel flower homolog isoform X1, yielding MEGAVANLMNWLLIAASGWGSSFLPSNWLPGPAWQAPGILGEAGWGPGDRGRRVHRPCLGRPSGGVSRLCVWGPREAAFPGSRGCLLPATGPGCFQVGGLGFRRGNGPGKVKRPYPESLGWVVVRAGIVAQADLIPISVPRGVFLSAATPGGLLCGPRGAWCRLPCPEPLRDGLSLMLLTLQACAISGLFNCITIHPLNIAAGVWMVMNASVLLLCEAPFCCQLVEFANAVAAKADRLRAWQKAVFYCGMAVVPVVISLTLTTLLGNAIAFATGVLYGLSALGKKGDAISYARIQQQRQQVDEEKLTDALEGEL
- the CACFD1 gene encoding calcium channel flower homolog isoform X2, with the protein product MWFCLPSLAVCVGLHGNTPGGLQAFSGIRGVFLSAATPGGLLCGPRGAWCRLPCPEPLRDGLSLMLLTLQACAISGLFNCITIHPLNIAAGVWMVMNASVLLLCEAPFCCQLVEFANAVAAKADRLRAWQKAVFYCGMAVVPVVISLTLTTLLGNAIAFATGVLYGLSALGKKGDAISYARIQQQRQQVDEEKLTDALEGEL